GCATTTAATGCGCCGTATTCTGTGCGGATGCTTGAGATCGACAATGTCGGCATGTTCGACACAGAGGTTGAAGAACAAGGCAAGGTCTTTGTCACCACCGAACTGGGGGGCGCGGGCACAGCATCTGCAAAAACCGTTGATATCGCCCGCCGCGGTATCCGAAACCTCCTGATCCATGCAGGTATTCTGACAGGTGACATCGATGTGCGAGAGACAGTGCAACTGGACATGCCGGACGCCAGCTGTTTCATTTTTTCAACAGAAGCTGGCATGATCGAATATCTCGTAGAGATGGGCGATGATGTGAAGAAAGACCAACCGGTTGCAAGGATTTGGCCAATCGACCGGACGGGGCAGGCCCCGCAGGTGTGTCATGCCGCGCGCAGCGGCGTGCTGGCTGCGCGGCATGTGCCGGGGCTGGTCAAGATGGGAGACTTTGTCGGACTGATCGCCGTCAGAGTTTAACCCAAGCCGCATTGCGCGCCGAGGAACGCACACAGGCGTCGATGAATTCAACGCCACGCAGACCATCCTCTATCGTGGGATACACGACACCTGGGGGCAAAGGCTTGCCGTTCCGCTTGGCCTCGATCGCCTCTGCCGCCTCGCTATAAATATTGGCAAAGCCTTCAAGATACCCTTCGGGGTGGCCCGGCGGAATACGGCTGAGCCGCGCTGCCGCATCGCCAGCGCCGGCCCCGTTGCGGGTGATGAGCCGTTTAGGTTCTCCGAAAGGCGTATGCCAAAGATAATTCGGATCTTCCTGCGCCCATTCCAGTCCGCCTGTCTCTCCATAAACGCGGATGCGCAGCGCGTTTTCATTGCCCGGGGCAACCTGCGAACACCAGAGCATGCCTTTGGCTCCGCCTGCAAACCGAAGCATTACATGGCCGTTGTCGTCGACCTGCCTGCCTGGAACAAATGCGTCCAGATCAGCTGCAAGGCTTTCGACCTCAAGACCCGTTATGAAACGTGCGAGGTTATGCGCGTGGGTGCCGATATCGCCAGTTGATCCGCCTGCACCGGACCGCGCAGGATCGGTGCGCCACTCGGCCTGCTTGAACTCTTCGTGGTTGGTCAGCCAGTCTTGGGGGTATTCCACCTGCACCACGCGAATTTTGCCGATCTCCCCGTTTGCAACCATTTCGCGGGCTTGGCGAACCATCGGATAACCGGTGTAGTTATGCGTAAGAACAAACAGCGCATCGGATTGCTCAGCTGCTTTGGCAAGCTTTTTTGCGTCTGCGAGGGTCGAGGTCAGTGGTTTGTCGCAGATCACATGGATGCCACGTTTGAGAAATTCCCGTGCGGCGGCATAGTGCACATGGTTTGGCGTGACGATGGCCACCGCTTCGATCCCTTCCTTCAGCCGCGCCTCGCGGATCGCCATCTGTTTGAAGTCATCATATATGCGCGGCAGGCCAAGTGCCTCGCCCGATGCCTGTGCCTTTTCAGGCGTCGAGGACAGCGCCCCCGCCACAAGCTCATAACGGTCATCAATACGCGAAGCGATGCGGTGAACCCCGCCGATAAAGGCGTCATTGCCGCCGCCGACCATGCCTAAACGAATTCTTCGTGTCATCTGGATTTTCCTTTCAGAAATGGAAACACCCCGTTCTGAAAACAGAACGAGGTGCATCTTCTCTCACGGTCATCGGCATCCCTGCCTGTCCCGCACTTGTGAGTTTTTCGTGATTGTCTGAATAAATCATTAACCAAAACCCCTTTTGAGACCTCGGATGCCTCCGGCGGGGATATTTGTAGAGAAAAGATGGCCAGGACGGCTCTCCAGTAACCTGCGACCGTCCTTTGTTGAGATGGCATACCATCTTTTCTCCTTAAATATCCCCGCCGGAGGCTCCCGAAGATTCTGCACTTTATTCGGCATACTATTCGCCAATACCCAGCATCTTGCGATTTGCAGCCTCGTCGGTGCCACCATCCGCAAAGTCATCGAAAGCGCGCTCGGTCACGCGGATGATGTGCTCGCTGACAAACTGTGCGCCTTCGCGTGCGCCGTCCTCAGGGTGTTTGAGGCAACATTCCCATTCGACAACGGCCCAGCCATCAAAATCGTTTGCTGCCATCTTGGAAAACACGGCACCGAAATCGACCTGACCGTCGCCCAAACTGCGGAAACGTCCCGCACGGTCAGCCCAAGGTTGATAGCCGGAATAGACGCCTTGCCGCCCTGTGGGATTGAACTCGGCATCCTTGACGTGGAACATCTTGATGCGATCCTTGTAGATGTCGATGTTGTCCAAGTAATCGAGGCATTGCAGCACATAATGTGATGGATCGTAGAGCATGTTGCACCGCGCGTGATTGTCGACACGCTCCAAAAACATCTCGAAGGTCACGCCGTCATGCAAGTCTTCGCCTGGGTGAATTTCGTAGCAGATATTAACGTCGTTGTCCTCTGCGTGGTCCAGAATGGGCCGCCAGCGTCTGGCCAGTTCGTCAAAGGCTGTTTCAATCAATCCGGCAGGACGTTGGGGCCATGGATAGACGTAAGGCCATGCCAGTGCGCCGGAAAAGGACACGTGGTTCTTGATCCCCATGTTGGCCGACGCAGTGATCGCCTTGATCACTTGATCGACGGCCCATTCCTGCCGCGCCTTGGGGTTGCCGTGCACGCCGGGATCGGCAAACCCGTCAAAAGCGGTGTCATAAGCGGGATGTACCGCGACCAGCTGACCCTGAAGGTGCGTAGAGAGTTCTGTCACCTCTACCCCATTCTCAACCGCCTGACCTTTGAACGTATCGCAGTAATCTTTGCTTTCAGCAGCTTTTGCCAAATCAAAGAGCCGTGCGTCCCATGACGGCACCTGGACGCCCTTGTAGCCACAATCGGCAGCCCATTTGGTGATTGCGTCCCAAGAGTTGAACGGGGCGTCATCGCCGGCAAACTGCGCCAGAAACAACGCCGGTCCCTTTATCGTCTTCATGTATGATCCTCCCAAATCATAAGCCGTGCTAAGGCGGCATATTTTCCTTTAGATAAACGTCGATGCGGATGCGTTCCTGTGCCAGATTGATCGGCATCCCGTCGGTATTTGCCCGCATAATACGCACCGCGCTGCGTACCAGATGCCCAGCATCCTGACTGATCACCGCATCGAATCGTCCCTGCGCGAGCGCGCTGCGTGACAGGGGCGTCAGCTCGTGCGCGACAACCACGGGGCGCGGAATATCGGGGTGTGTCTCAAAGTAGCGCAGTAAACCGTCGTTCCCTGCCGCTGACGAATAGACACCGATCACATCGTGGTTTGCGACGAACGCTTCGGGCAGCAGGCGTTGTATTAGTTCGGGATCGTCACGGCCCTCAAGCGATGCAAGCACCTCAAGGTCCGGAAAATCCCGCCCCATCACTTCGTCAAATCCAAGTCGCCGCTCTAGGTGGTCGCGGGCCAGCATAGAGCCGGTCAGCACAAGGATCTTGCCCTGCTTCCTGCCGAGAAAGCGACCAAGAAGCTGTGCGGCGGTCCGTCCAGCGGCGATGTTGTCGACGCCAATATAGTTGTCCCGCTCGGAGCTGGGGATGTCTGCCACCAGAGAGACAACCGTGACGCCGTGTGCCTTGAGGTGGGCCACTGAATCGCGCACTGATGGCGTCTCAGGCCCGAATATCGCAACGCCATCTACAGATGCCGGATCAATTGCATCAATGGCCTGGGCCAGAGCGATTGGATCGAAGGCGGCCACACGTACGAATGTCAGCTTGGTGCGTTCATGCCGCATGCTGCTATCGAGCATCCTGATCTGTGTCTCGAGCAGAGATAGAAACTCGTTCTCGTTCGATGGCAGGATAAACGTGAAGTTGTAAATCCGGCCACGGGCCAGATTGGCCGCAGCTGTATCGCGAACGTAGCCCAGTTGGGCAATCGCATTGTTGACCTTTTTCACGGTCACTTCGCGTACGCCGGGGCGCGCATTCAGGACACGGTCCACGGTCGCAAGACTAACCTCAGCGACACGGGCAATGTCGTTGATTGTCGGGTTGGGAAGGGAATCACTATGCTGTTTCATCGCGTCCTTCTGGCGGTATCACATGACCTTTGCCAGCCCCTCAAAAAGGCGGGCAACGGCTTCGGCACCGGGGTCGTTGTGACCGATGAGGTTCTCTTCGGGCACATATGACGCGCGCCCTGCTTTGGCCTGTCCAATAGAAGCTGTCGCATCCGCACCGCTACGTGCGGCGGCGGCCGCGGCGGCAATGCCATCTGGCAAGGCTTGCAAAGCCGGCTCAAGCGCATCGATCATAGTGCGGTGACCTTTTTGTGCTCCACCTACCTCACTGATGCGTTCCAACCCTGCCATGAGCGCCTTCGCTGTAGGTTTGCCGTTGGCACAGGCGTCCCCTGTGGCCCCAAAAAAGATGGCAAGGATGACACCGGATGAGCCGCCCATCGTCTGGCTTAGCTCATTGCTGATTGCACGGAAAAGCTGGGTCAGATCAGCCAGCGGCATCCTGTCCAGTGCACTTTTCAAAGCGCGGGCGGCAGTCGCAAGTGTGTTGCCAGTGTCGCCATCGCCTGATTTGGCATCCAGCGCATTGAGGTCGTCCTCGGCGGCGATCAGCAGGTCGCAGCATTGGGCGATGATGTCGCGGGTTTTGTCATTGGCGGAGGGGATGGGTTTGATCGGGCTCAGCCCGTCAGGCAAAGGCTGCGTTTTTACCGGCCCGATCATCATCATGCCGGGCCAAGCGGGCATATCAACAGGGGTGCCAAGGTGTCTTGCGTTGCTGTCGTCGACCGGCAGAACAGAAACAGAGAACCCGTGCATGTCGAGCGAGGTCATCAAAGGTGCGGGGCCAATGATGTGCTTGATGTTCTCCGCTTTGCTATTCGTGGCAAGTTCGTGCGCCAGCACGGACATCTCCAGCGGTGTTGTGCCGCCCAGATTGTTCAGGATCGCCACCTGAGGGCCATCCGCGATCTTTGATGACAGTTTGTCGAGCACCATGTCCATCGCCATTCGCGCGTCTTGGAAGGTCACTTGCTGTACACCCGCCTCGCCGTGAATGCCCAGACCAAGCTCGGCTTTGCCGGGCGCGATGCGGTCTTCCTTGGCGGAGCCGGGAACGGTGCAGGTGTCAAGCGACATACCGATAGACGCCATGTCGGTGATCGTCTTTTCTGCCGCTGCCGTGACGGTTGCCAAATCGGCACCGCCTTCAGCCAGGGCCCCTGCGATCTTGTGCACAAAAAGCGTTCCAGCCACGCCGCGCGGTTGCGGCAAGTGGGGTAGGGCGATATCGTCATCCACCACGACCATCGACACGTTCAGGCCAAAGGCCCGCGCACGTTCTGCCGCAAGGCCGAAATTCAGTCGGTCGCCGGTGTAGTTTTTCACGATCAGCAGACAGCCCGCTGTTCCTGTCACAGCCAGAATACCCGCCAGCACGGCGTCTACGGACGGTGACGCAAAGACTTCGCCACAAACCGCTGCGGTTAGCATTCCGGCCCCGACGAAGCCCGCGTGCGCAGGTTCGTGCCCCGATCCGCCGCCAGAGATCAGCGCGACGCGTGATTTGTCCCAATCCGTACGGCAGACCACCTTGATGTGCGGGTATCCGTCAAGCCGTGTCAGTGCCCCACCCGAGGTTTCAAGCAACCCGTCGATGGCGTCGGTGACCAGCGTGTCTTTTGCGTTTATGAACTGGCTCATGGGAACGTCTCCTCAGTAAATACGGGCACCTGTTGCGTCGAAACACAGCGGGTCTTTGGGCGCGATTTTCAGGGTGGTGCCGGGCGTGTAGCTGGCATGGGGGTCGGCGATGGTTGTAATCGCATGGCCCTGTAGCGACAAATGCAGCCGCGCATGATCGCCCAGATGCTCGACGCGATTGATCTGCGCCTCCTGACCTTCCCCTTGGGTAATATGTTCCGGTCGCATCCCGATCTGGGTCGTGCCCGCCGGTGCGTTTCCGAACAGGTCCGCCGGAACGATATTGATACGCGGCAGACCAAGACGGGAGGCCACATAAAGGCTGTTGGGGTTTTCATAGATTTCACGCGGGGTGCCGTATTGCACCAACCTGCCATGATTCAAAACGCCTACATGCGTGGCCATTGTCATCGCTTCGATCTGGTCGTGGGTCACATAAAGAAGCGTGGCACCAAGGTTTGCCTGAATGCGCTTAAGCTCCACTCGTAGATCGGTACGCAGTTTGGCATCGAGAGAGCTGAGCGGTTCGTCCATCAGATAGATCGACGGCTCGCGCACCAGCGCCCGTCCGATAGATACACGCTGCATCTCACCGCCCGAAAGCTCGGTCGCCTTGTTGTCAAGCTTGTGACTGATTTGCAGGACGCGGGCGACTTCAGCCACCTTCCGCTCGATCTCGGCTACGGGGGTCTTGAGGATCGGGGATTTCAGTGGGAAGGCCAGATTGTCACGGACCGTCAAATGTGGATAGAGCGAGTACTGCTGGAAAACCATTGCGACGTCGCGCTGGGCGGGCGTATCCGCACCGACGTTTCGGCCGCCGATCCAGACCTCGCCACCGTCCGCTTTGTCGAGACCAGAGATCAGCCGCAATGTCGTGGTCTTGCCCGCGCCTGTCGGGCCAAGCAGGACAACAAAAGCACCATCGGGAATGGTCATGGAGACATCTTCGATGCCAACATCGTCGCCGTAAGATTTTGACAGGTTTTTCAGGACAACCTCAGCCATGTGCCAGCACCTCTTTGTTGAGCTCAGAGCGCAGCGCCTGTCCCGATCCCGCGTCGAAAAGCGTGATGGTGCGCGGATCAAAATCAAGCCCGACCTTTTCACCGGTGCGTGCCACCTGACCGCTGTCGATGCGCGCCTTGATTTCACCGTTCGGGGTGTCGAGCGTGATGATCTGCGTTGTGCCCAGATATTCTGACGCAATCACTTCGCCGCGGTAGCTGCCGCTGTCCGACAGGGTGATGTGTTCTGGGCGCACGCCAAACACCAGCTTGCCCGAAGCGCCCTGCAATTGTTTGGGTACACCAAGAGACTGACCACCCAGATCAACATTTGTGCCGCCCTCGGCCACGGATCCGTCAAAGTGTAGGAAGTTCATCGACGGGGAGCCGATGAAGTCGGCGACAAACATTGTGGCGGGCTTGTCATAAATCTGTTGCGGCGTACCGAATTGTTCGACCACAGCGTTGTTCATCACAACGATCTTGTCCCCCATTTGCATCGCCTCAAGCTGGTCATGGGTGACGTATACCGTTGTAGCGTTCATCCGGTCGTGCAGCGCGCGCAGCTCTTCGGACATGTGTTCGCGGAATTCGGCATCAAGAGCACCCAAAGGTTCGTCCATCATGAAGGCTTTGGGGTCACGCACGATGGCGCGGCCTAGTGCGACGCGCTGCCTATCCCCGCCGGACAGGCCACCGACTCCTCTGTTGAGGATATCCTGAATGCCCAGAATGCCCGCGACTTCTTCGACCTTGGCCTTGACCTGGGCGCGGGGCATACCTTGTGAGACAAGCGGATAGCTGAGGTTCTTGCGTACGTTGAGATGCGGATAGAGCGCGAACATCTGAAATACAAAGGCGATATCGCGCTGGCTGGGTGGCTTCTGGCTGATCTCCTCGCCGTCGAGATAGATCTCGCCTGATGTGGGCAATTCCAGCCCTGCAATCATCCGCAGGGTTGTTGTCTTGCCGCAGCCCGAGGGGCCAAGCAGCATGAAGAATTCGCCGTCTTCAATGGTAAAGCTCGACTCCTTTACCGCGGTAAAATCGCCAAACTCCTTGCGGATGTTTTTGATAACGATCTGTGCCATGCGCGCCTACTCCTTGAAATGGGACACGACGATGAACATCACGGTACCCACCAGCGTCGTGATGAAAGAATAGGTATAGGCCCAGAGCACGAAGGGCTGCATCAGCATGAAGACCCCAAGACCAATGAGGATGGTTGCAAGCATCTCCCATGGACCGCGCTTGAGGCGCATCAGGCCAGTGAAAAAGTTATTCATGGCAGGACCTTTAGTTCGAGGACGCAAGTCGTAGGGGCGGGGCATTTCCGGTGACAGTTCATTTCCGGACCGCTCCGAATGTGATCCCGCGCAGAAGGTGTTTGCGCAAAAGGATAGTGAATATCATGACGGGGAGCAGGAAGATCGTCGCCCCCGCCGCAACGGCGGGCCAGTCGAGGCCGCCGACACCGATGATGGTGGGAATGAAGGGAGGCGCGGTTTGTGCCGTGCCGGATGTCAGCAGGACCGCGAACGCGTATTCATTCCATGCGAAGATCAGACAGAAGATCGCGGTCGAGGCAATGCCGGTAGCGGCCTGGGGCAGGACAACTTTGTAGAATGCCTGAAAGCGGGTGTAGCCGTCGATCAACGCCGCCTCTTCGTATTCTAAGGGGATCTCGTCGATGAAACCTTTGAGCAGCCAGACTGCAAGCGAGATGTTTACGCCGGTATAAAGGAGGATCATGCCAAGGTGTGTGTCCGAGAGACCAAGCTGACGGTACATGAGGAAGATCGGGATGGCGACGGCAATCGGCGGCATCATGCGGGTAGAGAGGATAAAGAACAGCAGATCGTCCGCCAAGGGAATCTTGAACCTTGAGAAAGCATAGGCCGCGAGGGTGCCGAGAAAGATGCTCAGGAAGGTTGAGCCGAAGCCGATGATAACGGAGTTGAGGAAACGTTCACCGAATTTCGACGGGCCTGCGATGACCATGTCATATTGGCGCACAATTTCTTCGTACCAAGTCTCGGGCGGGTTCGCGGCGAGAAATTCATCGGTCTGGCGGGTGCGTGTGGTGAACAGGTTTACATAGCCTTCCAGCGTAGGCTCAAACACCACTTTGGGCGGGTAGCTGATGGCATCGGACGGGGATTTGAAACCGGTCATCATGATCCAGACCAGTGGCAGCATGGTGACGAGCGCGTAGATGACGACCATCGTGCCCGCAAACCATTTGGAGCGTTTTGAGGGTTCTGTAACGGAGAAGCTCATGGTCGGGCACCTGTTTTGTGGGGCGAGGGATTAGGGGGGCTGTCTGCCCCCCGGCTGGCGCCTCCCCCCGAGGATGTTTCCAGAGAAAAGATGACGGGGCGTGCGGCGGGGGTCATCGTTCTTTCACCTTGTTGAGGGCCTTGACGTAGATGCTGGCAAGGCCAAAGACGGTGACGAAGAGGATGATTGCGTAGGCCGACGCGTAACCGGTGCGCCACTTCTCGAAGGCTTCGCGTTTGAGGTTGATCGAGGTGAGTTCAGTGGTGGAGCCGGGACCGCCGCCCGTGAGTTGGACGACCAAATCGAACATTTTGAAATTCTCGATCCCGCGGAACAGAACGGCCAGCATCAGGAAAGGCAGCACCATCGGGATGGTGATGGTGAAGAACTGGCGTAGCTTGGAGGCGCGGTCGACCTCTGCGGCCTCGTAGATGTAGTCGGGAATGGAGCGCAGACCGGCCAGACAGATCAGCATCACGAAAGGTGTCCACATCCATGTGTCGACGATCACAATCGACCATGGCGCAAGGTTGACCGAGCCTAGCATCTCGAAACTGGATGGGTCCTTGCCGGTGAAGAACGCGATGATGTAATTGAACAGGCCAATCTGGGGCTGGTAGAGGAATTTCCAGAAGTTGCCGACCACCGCCGGGCTGAGCATCATGGGCAGCACGATGATCGTCGTCCACAGGTCGTTGCCTTTGAATTTTTTGTTAATCAGATAAGCCAGTGTGAAGCCAATAAGCACCTGAAAGAAGATCGTCCAGAAAAGGAAATGCGCCGTGGCTTGCATATTTAGCCAGATGTCGGTGTCGGTCAGGATACGCTCGTAGTTGCGCAGGCCCACCCATTCTGGTTCGCGGTTGATGCGGTTGGCTTTGAAGTTCGTAAAGCTGAGCCTGATCGTCCAGATCAGTGGGAAAATGTTGATCGCCAGCAGCAGAAAGATCGTCGGCCCCACAAAAATCCACGCGATGGCGCGGTCGCTTAAGCCTTTGATCTTGCGGGCCATGCGCGGGGGCGTGGCGTTGGCGGCAATAGTGGCAGGGGTGTCTGACATCGAGGCGCAACTTTCCTGAGGCAGGGCGGGATGAATGCCGCCTTACCGAAGATAGGGGATGGTGGGCGGGGATGTCCCCGCCGCACATTTGGTTTAGAGTTTGCCTTCGTCCTCGAAGACTTCGGTCCAGTCCTCGACCAGTTTGTCGAGCGCTTCTTGCGCGGTGCCCTGATCGGCCACAACATAGTCGTGCATCCGCTTTTGCATCGCCAGCAGCAGTTCGGCATAGGCCGGCTCCTGCCAGAAATCCTGCACGGAACCCATCGCTTCAAGGAAGTCACCGGCGAACGGTGCGCTGTCTTTGAAGCCGGGGTCGTTCAGCACAGAGTTATGTGCGGAGTAGCCGCCCAGATCCCACCATTTGGACTGAACATCAGGCTGCGCAAACCACTTGATGTACTCAAGAGCTGCGTCCTGTTTGTCAGAATAGGCAACGACAGAGATGCCCTGTCCGCCCAAAGTGGAACCCGCGTTGTTTTGTGGCGGATTCACAAAGAAGTCGATCTTGTCACCACCGGTGTTCGGATCGGCATAGAGGCCGGGAAAGAACGCGAACCAGTTCATCGCCATAGCGACCTGACCGGATTTAAATGCGTCGAGGGATTCACCCATGTAGCTGTTGGTATAGCCCGGAGGTGTCGCGGTCTCATAGAACTCCTTGTAGAACTCCAGCGCTTCAACCGCTTCGGGCGAATTCACCGCGCCGTCCATGTCATATTCACCCGGTGTGTTTTCGTATTTGAAACCCCAGGGGTAGAGAGCAGACGTCACGCCCATTGTGATCCCTTCGGACCCACGCTCGGTAAAGATGGACGCACCATAAACAGTCTTGCCGTCAATCTCGCGGCCTTGAAAGAACTGGGCGATTTCAAGCAACTCTTTTTGCGATTTTGGCTCTGCCAGATCGCGACCTGTCGCTTCTTTGAACGCGGCCTTGATGTCGTCGCGGGCAAACCAGTCTTTGCGGTAGAACCAGCCATTTGCGTCACCCATTGCAGGCAGGGCGTAGTAGTTTGGCGTGCCCTTGGGCCATGTGGAGTAGGCGTACACCGTGGCATCCGCGAAGTCGGACATCGAGATGCTTTCGGCGTCGAAGAAGTCATTCAATTTGACGTAGTGACCGTTTTCCGCACCGCCACCGATCCACTGGCTGTCACCGATGAGCAAGTCGCAGAGTTTGCCGCCCGAGTTCAGCTCGTTCAGCATCCGGTCGGCGAAGTTAGGCCATGGAATGAACTCAAAGCTCATGCTGTGGCCGGATTGTGTTTCGAATTCCTTGCTCAGTTCAACAAGTGCGTTTGCGGGGTCCCAGGCGGCCCAGCAGAGTGTCAGATCTTCGGCTTGGGCCGTACTCGCCATTGAGGCGACAGCAATGCTCAGCGCGCTGGCCGAGGCCAGTTTATAATTATTCATAGATTTTCCCTCCCAGTGTGAAAACGGCCCTCCAGCCGAATCGTCGTGCAGTGGGGTAACGCTATTTGAGGTGCGTACCTCATGTCTACAAATCTTTGAGGTGCGCACCTCATTTCCAGTATGGATTTAGCTTAAGGGATTGTTTTAACGTCCCAATAATTGACATTTTTCAGTGGATAAAGATTTGGTCCGCACCAACATCTGGTCTCGAAAAGCCATCAACCCGCCGGTAATCCTTGCGATTTTCAGCTGTTGAGACTCGCAATCAGTTGCCTGAATTTTTCACCCTGAACACCGACGTGGCTATGCAGTGCCAGTGATGCGCGGGCCGGATCGCCGTCCTGTAATGCGGCTACAATCTCTACATGTTCAGCCATGGACTGGTCCAGACGACCGCGAAACCGAAGCTGCATTTTCCGGTATGCCTTCAACTTGTTCTGCAGCTGTATGGTCTGCTTTTCCAGATAGCTATTCGCCGACCCACGATAGATAATTTGATGGAACTTCTCGTTTTCTGCGTAGTATGCGTCATAGGCCCGATCGGCGAGGGCGCTTTTGCAGTTCTCGTTGGCTTTGACCAGATCGTTCAGCCCGCTGTCAGTGATCCGCGTGGCTGCAAGCCTGCCGCAGGCCGCCTCAAGCTCCGCCATCATCTCGAACATCTCCATGAGTTCAACGGGGCCGGGCTGGCGCACAAAAACGCCGCGACGGGGGATCTGCTCGGCCATGCCGGCAGAAACCAATACCTGCAACGCTTCTCTGATAGGTGTTCGCGATACCTTGAATTTCTCTGCGAGCTTAAGCTCGTCCAAGCGCTCACCATTCTGGTACACCCCTGAAAACACGAGATGTTCGAGCGTTTCGGCAATCTTGTCGGCGCGTCGGATATCCATAGGTGTTGGTCCGGAAACAGGCTGAATAATGCAAATCGTGAATTCTTGTATGCAATAAAATTGACTTGGCATGCAACCTGTGGAAACCATTCCTGATTGAATTGGAGCTTTGCACTCCGATCACACTCTGGGAGGAACAAATGAAATTTAAACATATTACAACAGCCGCCGCATTGGCCTGTCTTGCACTTGGCACGGCAGCATCTGCCGAAACGTTGCGCCTGTCGCACCAGTGGTCCAACAAAGATGTGCGCCACCAGGTCGCGCAGATCGTGGCAGACGAAGTTGCGGCGGCGGATGTCGGGTTGGATATCCAGATTTTTGGCTCGAAATCGCTATTCAAACCGCGCGAGCAGTATCGCCCGCTGAGCCGTGGTCAGCTCGACATGACCGTCCTGCCGCTGAGCTACGCAGGCGGCCAGCAACCTGCCTATAACCTCACATTGATGCCCGGCATGGTGAAAAACCACGATCACGCCGCACGGCTCAGCGCTTCGCCGTTCATGGCTGCTCTCGAAGAGAAGATGGCCGAAGATGATGTGATGGTTCTGGTGCACGGGTATCTGGCTGGCGGTTTCGTCGGCAAGGACAAATGCATCACGGCACCTGCCGACGTTGAGGGTCTGCAAACCCGCGCTGCGGGCAAAGCCTTTGAACAAATGCTGGCCGGGGCAGGGGCGTCCATTGCGTCAATGGCGTCCTCCGAAATCTACAATGCCATGCAGACCGGTGTTCTGACCGCGGCAAATACCTCGTCGTCTTCGTTCGTCTCTTACCGGATTTATGAGCAGGTCAGCTGCTACACGCCCGCTGGCGATGTTGCGCTGTGGTTCATGTACCAGCCACTTCTGATGAACAAAGCCAAGTTTGACGGCCTGACTGCAGAGCAGCAGCAGGCACTGCTGGATGCATCTGCCAAAGCCGAAGCCTTCTATCTGGAAGAGGCAAAAAAGCAGGACGCCGCATCAGAGCAGGTGTTTCGTGATGCCGGCGTAGAAATCGCACAAATGTCCGCGGAGGATTTCGAAGCATGGCGCGCACTGGCGCAAGAGACGTCCTACAAGGCATTCGTTGAAGAAGTGCCAGATGGTCAGGCACTGCTGGACATGGCGCTTGCTGTCGAGTGATCTTGAGCGATACAGAGGCCGCTGCACGCCAGCGGCCTTTTTTCTGACTGACCTTTAAGACGAGGAAATACGATGGCGGGCCACAGCTCTGCCGGCATGGCGCAAACGGGTGGTAATCCGTTCCTGCGTCTTGTTGCGGCTCTTTCTACACTTGCGGGCTGGTGCTCTGCTGCGATGATTGTCGCGGCTGTTGCGATCACTTGCCAGATGATCTTCATCCGGTTCGTGCTGAACGGCTCGACCGTGTGGCAGACCGAAGCGGTGATCTATCTTGCCATCGGTGCCACACTGATCGGGCTACCCTATGTGCAGCGT
The Sulfitobacter noctilucicola genome window above contains:
- a CDS encoding ABC transporter ATP-binding protein, giving the protein MAQIVIKNIRKEFGDFTAVKESSFTIEDGEFFMLLGPSGCGKTTTLRMIAGLELPTSGEIYLDGEEISQKPPSQRDIAFVFQMFALYPHLNVRKNLSYPLVSQGMPRAQVKAKVEEVAGILGIQDILNRGVGGLSGGDRQRVALGRAIVRDPKAFMMDEPLGALDAEFREHMSEELRALHDRMNATTVYVTHDQLEAMQMGDKIVVMNNAVVEQFGTPQQIYDKPATMFVADFIGSPSMNFLHFDGSVAEGGTNVDLGGQSLGVPKQLQGASGKLVFGVRPEHITLSDSGSYRGEVIASEYLGTTQIITLDTPNGEIKARIDSGQVARTGEKVGLDFDPRTITLFDAGSGQALRSELNKEVLAHG
- a CDS encoding carbohydrate ABC transporter permease → MSFSVTEPSKRSKWFAGTMVVIYALVTMLPLVWIMMTGFKSPSDAISYPPKVVFEPTLEGYVNLFTTRTRQTDEFLAANPPETWYEEIVRQYDMVIAGPSKFGERFLNSVIIGFGSTFLSIFLGTLAAYAFSRFKIPLADDLLFFILSTRMMPPIAVAIPIFLMYRQLGLSDTHLGMILLYTGVNISLAVWLLKGFIDEIPLEYEEAALIDGYTRFQAFYKVVLPQAATGIASTAIFCLIFAWNEYAFAVLLTSGTAQTAPPFIPTIIGVGGLDWPAVAAGATIFLLPVMIFTILLRKHLLRGITFGAVRK
- a CDS encoding carbohydrate ABC transporter permease, with product MSDTPATIAANATPPRMARKIKGLSDRAIAWIFVGPTIFLLLAINIFPLIWTIRLSFTNFKANRINREPEWVGLRNYERILTDTDIWLNMQATAHFLFWTIFFQVLIGFTLAYLINKKFKGNDLWTTIIVLPMMLSPAVVGNFWKFLYQPQIGLFNYIIAFFTGKDPSSFEMLGSVNLAPWSIVIVDTWMWTPFVMLICLAGLRSIPDYIYEAAEVDRASKLRQFFTITIPMVLPFLMLAVLFRGIENFKMFDLVVQLTGGGPGSTTELTSINLKREAFEKWRTGYASAYAIILFVTVFGLASIYVKALNKVKER
- a CDS encoding ABC transporter substrate-binding protein yields the protein MNNYKLASASALSIAVASMASTAQAEDLTLCWAAWDPANALVELSKEFETQSGHSMSFEFIPWPNFADRMLNELNSGGKLCDLLIGDSQWIGGGAENGHYVKLNDFFDAESISMSDFADATVYAYSTWPKGTPNYYALPAMGDANGWFYRKDWFARDDIKAAFKEATGRDLAEPKSQKELLEIAQFFQGREIDGKTVYGASIFTERGSEGITMGVTSALYPWGFKYENTPGEYDMDGAVNSPEAVEALEFYKEFYETATPPGYTNSYMGESLDAFKSGQVAMAMNWFAFFPGLYADPNTGGDKIDFFVNPPQNNAGSTLGGQGISVVAYSDKQDAALEYIKWFAQPDVQSKWWDLGGYSAHNSVLNDPGFKDSAPFAGDFLEAMGSVQDFWQEPAYAELLLAMQKRMHDYVVADQGTAQEALDKLVEDWTEVFEDEGKL
- a CDS encoding GntR family transcriptional regulator; this encodes MDIRRADKIAETLEHLVFSGVYQNGERLDELKLAEKFKVSRTPIREALQVLVSAGMAEQIPRRGVFVRQPGPVELMEMFEMMAELEAACGRLAATRITDSGLNDLVKANENCKSALADRAYDAYYAENEKFHQIIYRGSANSYLEKQTIQLQNKLKAYRKMQLRFRGRLDQSMAEHVEIVAALQDGDPARASLALHSHVGVQGEKFRQLIASLNS
- the dctP gene encoding TRAP transporter substrate-binding protein DctP: MKFKHITTAAALACLALGTAASAETLRLSHQWSNKDVRHQVAQIVADEVAAADVGLDIQIFGSKSLFKPREQYRPLSRGQLDMTVLPLSYAGGQQPAYNLTLMPGMVKNHDHAARLSASPFMAALEEKMAEDDVMVLVHGYLAGGFVGKDKCITAPADVEGLQTRAAGKAFEQMLAGAGASIASMASSEIYNAMQTGVLTAANTSSSSFVSYRIYEQVSCYTPAGDVALWFMYQPLLMNKAKFDGLTAEQQQALLDASAKAEAFYLEEAKKQDAASEQVFRDAGVEIAQMSAEDFEAWRALAQETSYKAFVEEVPDGQALLDMALAVE